The genomic region CAGGGGCTCGCGCCCGATCGGGTGCTGTGCTCGCCCACGCGGCGCACGCGCGAGACGCTGGAAGCGGTGCTGGGCGCGATCGGTTTCGTCGAACAGCGGCTGGTCGACAGCATCTACGAGGCCACGCCGGGCGCGCTGGCCGAACTGGTCGATGAGCATCGCGAGGTCGAGCGGCTGATGCTGGTGGGTCACAACCCCGGTCTGGAACGTCTCGCCGCGCTGATGCACAGCGGACAGTCCGGCGACTACCGCGGCATGCCGCCGGGCAGCGTGGTGGTGCTGAATTTTCCGCTCGACGTCACCGTCGAACCCGGTGTCGCCAGCCTCTCCGCTTTCTGGTGGCCGTGAATTTCGCGACAGTCTCCGTTTCCCTGTGCGCCTGTGCGTTGGCTGCGGCCACCAGCCTTACCGCACACGCCGCCGACATCGATCCGCAGTACACCCAGATCGGCTTCACCCTGAAAACGCGCTGGGGCCAGGTGCTTCGGGGGCGGTTCCCGCGTTACAGCGGCAGTATCGAATCCCTGGATGACGGCCACGAACGGGTGCGGCTGCGGTTGTCGTCGAAGGATGTCGAGATCGTCGGTCATCCCAGCTACACCGGCATGACCCGTGGCCGCGGGTTCTTCGAGGCCGACCGGTTTCCCGAGGTCGAGTTCGTATCGGAACCGTATGCGCCCGCGCTGGTCGCCGATGGCGGCAAGCTCGCCGGCCAGTTGACCATCCGCGACGTGACCCGGCGCGAGACCTTCACGATCCAGCCCAGTGCCTGCGCGCGCCCCGCCGTCGACTGCGATGTGGTCGCCAGCGGCAGCGTGCGCCGTGCCGATTACGGCGTCGACCGATGGGTGCTGGCGGTCTCCGACAGCGTGCGTTTCACATTGCGACTGCGCGTGCGCGAGGACGCCGAATGACCGCGACGCGCGCAATGTTGCTGGTGGTCTTCGCATTGGCGCAGGTCGCGTGCACGCGCTTGTCC from Lysobacter sp. harbors:
- a CDS encoding histidine phosphatase family protein, giving the protein MRTLILLRHAHAEPVSDGQSDVDRALSAEGLAEAEAAGRWLAGQGLAPDRVLCSPTRRTRETLEAVLGAIGFVEQRLVDSIYEATPGALAELVDEHREVERLMLVGHNPGLERLAALMHSGQSGDYRGMPPGSVVVLNFPLDVTVEPGVASLSAFWWP
- a CDS encoding polyisoprenoid-binding protein gives rise to the protein MNFATVSVSLCACALAAATSLTAHAADIDPQYTQIGFTLKTRWGQVLRGRFPRYSGSIESLDDGHERVRLRLSSKDVEIVGHPSYTGMTRGRGFFEADRFPEVEFVSEPYAPALVADGGKLAGQLTIRDVTRRETFTIQPSACARPAVDCDVVASGSVRRADYGVDRWVLAVSDSVRFTLRLRVREDAE